A genomic window from Deltaproteobacteria bacterium includes:
- a CDS encoding glycosyltransferase, with product MTPGVGIVVIGRNEGQRLRACLASAARTGLPVIYVDSGSTDDSLAIARAAGVDTLALDPSRPFTAGRGRNEGLRRLLEXXATASCIRAGSKRGSPRSPPLPGRQPSAGGCASGSRTRPSTTASAISSGTSRLERSIPAAATPSGVRQCFSKRGGSIPRSSQPRRLTCACACARPVGASYASTPRWSFTMQR from the coding sequence TCGTGGTCATCGGTCGCAACGAGGGCCAGCGCCTCCGGGCGTGCCTGGCTTCGGCCGCCCGCACAGGTTTGCCGGTCATCTACGTGGACTCCGGGTCGACCGATGACAGCCTCGCGATCGCGCGTGCGGCGGGTGTGGACACTCTCGCGCTCGATCCTTCGCGCCCATTCACTGCGGGCCGCGGGCGGAACGAAGGCCTCCGGCGCCTGCTCGAACNNNNNGCGACTGCGAGTTGCATCCGGGCTGGATCGAAAAGGGGGTCGCCGCGCTCTCCGCCACTCCCCGGGCGGCAGCCGTCTGCGGGAGGGTGCGCGAGCGGTTCCCGGACGCGACCATCTACAACCGCCTCTGCGATCTCGAGTGGGACCAGCCGCCTGGAGAGATCGATTCCTGCGGCGGCAACGCCCTCTGGCGTGCGCCAGTGTTTCTCAAAGCGGGGGGGTTCGATCCCACGCTCATCGCAGCCGAGGAGGCTGACTTGTGCTTGCGCGTGCGCGCGTCCGGTAGGAGCGTCTTACGCGTCGACGCCGAGATGGTCCTTCACGATGCAGCGATGA